In a genomic window of Nodosilinea sp. E11:
- the lipA gene encoding lipoyl synthase, producing MASSTADQRQQLRDELERMPDWLRRPIGKASEISTVQRIVKERQIHTICEEGRCPNRGECYANRTATFLLMGAVCTRACAFCQVDKGHAPMPLDPHEPEKVAESVRLLGLRYVVLTSVARDDLPDHGAGWFVRVMETIRQVNPGTEIEVLTPDFWGGPTREAGQADRIQTVVAAKPTCYNHNLETVRRLQDPVRRGAKYDRSLRVLALVKAFDPTVPTKSGLMVGHGETEAELIEAMQDLRAVGCDRLTLGQYMRPSLDHRPVDRYWTPEEFDHLGNIARDLGFTHVRSGPLVRSSYHAGEAP from the coding sequence ATGGCTTCTTCTACAGCAGATCAACGACAGCAGTTGCGGGATGAGCTAGAGCGCATGCCCGACTGGCTGCGGCGACCCATTGGCAAGGCCAGCGAGATCTCGACGGTGCAGCGGATTGTCAAAGAGCGGCAGATTCACACCATTTGCGAAGAGGGCCGCTGCCCCAACCGGGGTGAATGCTACGCCAACCGCACCGCTACGTTTTTGCTGATGGGGGCGGTGTGTACCCGCGCCTGCGCCTTCTGCCAGGTAGACAAGGGCCACGCCCCCATGCCCCTCGACCCCCACGAACCCGAAAAAGTAGCCGAATCGGTGCGACTGCTGGGTCTGCGCTATGTGGTACTGACCTCAGTAGCGCGGGACGATTTGCCCGACCACGGGGCAGGCTGGTTTGTGCGGGTGATGGAGACCATTCGCCAGGTGAACCCAGGCACGGAGATCGAAGTGCTGACCCCCGATTTTTGGGGTGGGCCAACCCGCGAGGCTGGCCAGGCCGATCGCATTCAGACCGTCGTAGCGGCCAAACCCACCTGCTATAACCACAATTTAGAAACCGTGCGACGGCTGCAAGACCCGGTGCGGCGGGGGGCCAAGTACGATCGCTCTCTGCGAGTGCTGGCCTTAGTCAAAGCGTTTGACCCCACTGTTCCCACCAAATCGGGGCTGATGGTGGGCCACGGCGAAACCGAGGCTGAGCTAATCGAGGCCATGCAAGATTTGCGGGCGGTGGGGTGCGATCGCCTCACCCTCGGCCAGTATATGCGCCCCTCCCTCGATCACCGCCCGGTCGATCGCTACTGGACACCGGAGGAATTTGACCACCTGGGGAATATTGCCCGCGACCTGGGGTTTACCCACGTGCGATCTGGCCCGCTGGTGCGCAGTTCGTACCACGCCGGAGAGGCCCCGTGA